In a genomic window of Akkermansia massiliensis:
- a CDS encoding GDSL-type esterase/lipase family protein, producing the protein MTTLRIIPVLLALFLAHAMGGEPRIAILGDSIPYSGQWPALVEAALRQTPAYRHAEIVSMALPSETVSGLSEPGHAGGAFPRPCLHDRLDSILSKYAPTLVIACYGMNDGMMQPFSESGFQAYQQGMERLKKRVEDAGAQFIAITPPPYMADTPEKDAARYNQVLDTYAAWLASRKKDGWKVVDMRPELGRQIREAKKRNARFIYAGDGVHPGQEGHFMIARAIWPPLASILRVPVRVRFPEGDEFRKALERHNLYKLAWLTETGHRRPGIPKGVPVSVLPCIREGVAVSDWHGFPSLHFKVAGRNATLVLPKTPAENRPWIWRQEFFGNEPQADIALLKEGFHVAYVDVQNMYGAPAAMDIMDRFYETLVRDYRLSPKTVLEGFSRGGLFSFNWAALHPGRVAAIYADAPVCDVASWPGGRGKGTGSPEDWLRLLDVYGATEQEALSGKLSPVNRLAPLANARIPVLAVVGDADNVVPLEENMAVVERKYRAMGGSIRVIHKPGAGHHPHSLPDPAPIVEFILKSVRGTGSAAAEQGTPVSGKPLSPSRKAPSAFPVRPALGNGGD; encoded by the coding sequence ATGACCACCCTGCGCATCATCCCGGTCCTGCTGGCCCTTTTCCTGGCGCACGCCATGGGCGGGGAGCCCAGAATCGCCATTTTGGGGGACAGCATCCCCTATTCCGGACAATGGCCTGCCCTGGTGGAAGCGGCCCTGCGGCAGACTCCGGCCTACCGGCACGCGGAAATCGTCAGCATGGCGCTCCCCAGTGAAACGGTCTCCGGCCTGTCGGAACCGGGCCACGCCGGGGGCGCCTTCCCCCGCCCGTGCCTTCATGACCGCCTGGATTCCATTCTCTCCAAATACGCGCCCACCCTCGTCATTGCCTGCTATGGGATGAACGACGGCATGATGCAGCCCTTTTCCGAATCAGGCTTCCAGGCCTATCAACAAGGCATGGAACGGCTGAAAAAAAGAGTGGAAGACGCCGGGGCCCAATTCATCGCCATCACGCCGCCTCCCTATATGGCGGATACCCCGGAAAAGGATGCGGCCCGTTACAACCAGGTGCTGGACACTTATGCCGCATGGCTCGCCAGCCGTAAAAAGGACGGCTGGAAGGTTGTGGACATGCGCCCGGAGCTGGGCCGCCAAATCCGGGAAGCGAAGAAAAGGAATGCCCGCTTCATTTACGCCGGGGACGGCGTCCATCCCGGGCAGGAGGGCCACTTCATGATTGCCAGGGCCATTTGGCCTCCCCTCGCCTCCATCCTCCGCGTGCCCGTCCGCGTCCGTTTTCCGGAAGGGGACGAGTTCAGGAAAGCCCTGGAGCGCCACAACCTGTACAAGCTGGCGTGGCTGACGGAAACGGGCCACCGCCGCCCCGGCATCCCGAAGGGGGTTCCGGTCTCCGTTCTTCCCTGCATCCGGGAGGGAGTGGCCGTCTCGGACTGGCACGGCTTCCCGTCCCTTCACTTCAAGGTAGCGGGCAGGAACGCCACCCTCGTTCTCCCCAAAACCCCGGCGGAAAACAGGCCGTGGATCTGGCGGCAGGAATTCTTCGGGAACGAGCCGCAGGCGGACATAGCCCTGCTCAAGGAAGGGTTTCATGTGGCTTACGTGGACGTGCAGAACATGTACGGCGCGCCCGCAGCCATGGACATCATGGACCGGTTTTATGAAACATTGGTCCGGGACTACCGCCTTTCCCCAAAAACGGTGCTGGAAGGGTTCAGCCGCGGAGGCCTCTTTTCCTTCAACTGGGCGGCCCTGCATCCCGGCCGGGTGGCCGCCATTTATGCGGACGCCCCCGTTTGCGACGTGGCGAGCTGGCCCGGCGGCAGGGGGAAGGGAACAGGCTCCCCGGAAGACTGGCTCCGCCTGCTGGACGTTTACGGCGCTACGGAACAGGAAGCCCTGAGCGGAAAGCTGAGCCCCGTCAACAGGCTGGCGCCGCTCGCCAACGCGCGCATTCCGGTACTCGCCGTGGTGGGGGACGCGGACAACGTGGTGCCCCTGGAGGAGAACATGGCCGTAGTGGAACGGAAATACCGCGCCATGGGCGGCAGCATCCGGGTGATCCATAAACCGGGAGCAGGCCACCATCCCCACAGCCTGCCGGACCCGGCTCCCATTGTGGAATTTATCCTGAAATCCGTTCGCGGGACCGGCTCCGCCGCGGCGGAACAGGGAACGCCCGTATCCGGAAAGCCCTTGTCCCCCAGCAGGAAAGCCCCTTCCGCATTCCCCGTTCGCCCCGCACTGGGGAACGGGGGGGATTAG
- a CDS encoding mechanosensitive ion channel family protein codes for MNMDFMAAASSREDIWTRTMDFLNMPDWLKLEMVQSVGAKILHVVIWLVVSWILLKLLCQVLRKITALKMSPQASRLTVKIVKEAGYIIIGVEAFALMGFDILTLLGAASIIGVAVGFASQTSLSNIISGLFLVGEKQINLGDMIEVGGITGNVDSINLMSVQLRLPNNTMVRIPNEMIIKNPVSNITRFSTRRCDLDLGVDYNCDIEHVVSILQEVVKQNKLCLDDPAPVIMFTGFQDSSLGFKIGAWCLKDNFLDCQKTLAHDIKHRFAAEGISFPFPTRSLESRSPIQVEISGTAEKNQ; via the coding sequence ATGAATATGGATTTCATGGCAGCCGCATCCTCCAGGGAAGATATCTGGACAAGAACCATGGATTTTCTGAACATGCCGGACTGGCTCAAGCTGGAGATGGTGCAGTCCGTGGGCGCCAAAATCCTGCATGTGGTGATATGGCTGGTGGTCAGCTGGATTCTCCTGAAGCTGCTCTGCCAGGTGCTCCGGAAAATCACCGCCCTGAAAATGTCCCCCCAGGCGTCCCGCCTGACCGTTAAAATAGTCAAGGAGGCAGGCTACATCATCATCGGCGTGGAAGCCTTCGCCCTGATGGGGTTCGACATCCTCACCCTGCTGGGCGCGGCCAGCATCATCGGCGTGGCGGTCGGCTTCGCCTCCCAGACCTCCCTGTCCAACATCATCAGCGGCCTCTTCCTGGTGGGGGAAAAGCAAATCAACCTGGGGGACATGATTGAAGTGGGCGGCATCACCGGCAATGTGGACTCCATCAACCTCATGTCCGTCCAGCTCCGGCTGCCGAACAACACCATGGTCCGCATACCCAATGAAATGATCATCAAAAACCCGGTGAGCAACATCACCCGCTTTTCCACGCGCCGCTGTGACCTGGACCTGGGCGTGGACTACAATTGCGACATTGAACACGTCGTGAGCATATTGCAGGAAGTGGTCAAACAGAACAAGCTCTGCCTGGACGACCCGGCTCCCGTCATCATGTTCACCGGATTCCAGGATTCCTCCCTGGGATTCAAAATCGGCGCCTGGTGCCTGAAGGACAACTTTCTGGACTGCCAGAAAACGCTTGCCCACGACATCAAGCACCGCTTTGCGGCAGAGGGCATTTCCTTCCCCTTCCCCACCCGCAGTCTGGAGAGCAGAAGCCCCATCCAGGTGGAAATCTCCGGCACGGCGGAGAAAAATCAGTAG
- a CDS encoding peroxiredoxin: MLLIGKPAPHFSANAVVNGTIVPDFSLDQFKGKKYVILFFYPKDFTFVCPTELIGFQEALGEFDKRDVAVVGCSTDSEFSHWAWVNTPRDQGGIQGVSYPIVSDINKTISADYGVLAGDEEIDEDGNVEVNGELIAYRGLFLIDKDGIVRHQLINDFPLGRSIDEAIRVVDALQHFELYGEVCPLGWHKGEAAMTPSHEGVASYLSK, from the coding sequence ATGCTCCTCATAGGAAAACCGGCACCTCATTTCAGTGCAAACGCAGTTGTAAACGGTACCATCGTACCGGATTTCAGTCTTGACCAGTTCAAAGGCAAAAAGTACGTGATCCTGTTCTTCTACCCGAAGGACTTCACGTTTGTGTGCCCCACTGAATTGATCGGCTTCCAGGAAGCCCTGGGCGAATTCGACAAGCGTGACGTAGCCGTCGTAGGCTGCTCCACGGACAGCGAATTCTCCCACTGGGCCTGGGTGAACACCCCCCGTGACCAGGGCGGCATCCAGGGCGTGAGCTACCCCATCGTTTCCGACATCAACAAGACCATTTCCGCCGACTACGGCGTTCTGGCCGGAGACGAGGAAATTGACGAAGACGGCAACGTGGAAGTCAACGGGGAACTGATCGCCTACCGCGGCCTCTTCCTGATTGACAAGGACGGCATCGTCCGCCACCAGCTCATCAACGACTTCCCGCTGGGACGCTCCATTGATGAAGCCATCCGCGTGGTAGACGCCCTCCAGCACTTCGAACTGTACGGAGAAGTCTGCCCCCTTGGCTGGCACAAGGGTGAAGCGGCCATGACCCCGTCCCACGAAGGCGTGGCCTCCTACCTCAGCAAGTAA
- the pyrH gene encoding UMP kinase, with product MSDTSAPAYQRILLKLSGEALRSPGSMDNISPEIVARIAEEIAQAHRAGVQIGLVVGGGNFWRGAKASVRGMDRATADYVGMLATVMNALALQSALERAGVPCVVQSAIEMKNVAESFIRLKARTYLDNNKIVIFAAGTGNPFFSTDTTAALRASEINAEVVMKATSVDGVYDADPKKVSDAKRFDAISYQECLERQLKVMDSTAFTLCMDNKKPIIVFDMHTPGNITRALLGEPIGTTIS from the coding sequence ATGTCTGACACATCCGCACCCGCCTATCAAAGAATCCTCCTGAAACTCAGCGGAGAAGCCCTGCGCAGCCCCGGCAGCATGGACAACATTTCCCCGGAAATCGTCGCCCGCATTGCTGAAGAAATCGCCCAGGCGCACCGCGCCGGCGTGCAGATCGGCCTGGTCGTGGGCGGCGGCAACTTCTGGCGCGGGGCTAAAGCCAGCGTGCGCGGCATGGACCGCGCCACGGCGGACTACGTAGGCATGCTCGCCACGGTGATGAACGCCCTGGCTCTCCAAAGCGCGCTGGAACGCGCGGGAGTCCCCTGCGTGGTGCAGTCTGCCATTGAAATGAAAAACGTGGCGGAATCCTTCATCCGCCTGAAAGCCCGCACCTACCTGGACAACAATAAAATCGTCATCTTCGCCGCCGGCACCGGCAATCCGTTCTTTTCCACAGACACTACGGCGGCCCTGCGCGCCAGCGAGATCAATGCGGAAGTGGTCATGAAGGCCACCTCCGTGGACGGCGTTTATGATGCGGACCCCAAGAAGGTTTCCGACGCCAAGCGCTTTGACGCCATTTCCTACCAGGAATGCCTGGAACGCCAGCTCAAGGTGATGGACTCCACGGCCTTCACCCTGTGCATGGACAACAAGAAGCCCATCATCGTATTCGACATGCACACGCCGGGCAACATCACGCGCGCCCTGCTCGGGGAACCCATCGGCACCACCATCAGCTGA
- the fabF gene encoding beta-ketoacyl-ACP synthase II, with the protein MTDRRIVITGIGVISPLGNDLASTWEAMKAGRSGIDTIKSMDVTDYSTKIAGEVKDFDPTPYFKTPKDARRVDRFTHFAMGAAGMALKDSGMDLEAEDKTRIGVMVGSGIGGLGTLESQHATLLSKGPARVSPFMIPYMISNIASGLISMEYGFGGPNMSIVTACATSNHNIGEAWRIMKFGDADVMVCGGAEATILPTGVSGFSNMKALSSRNDEPQRASRPYDVDRDGFVMGEGSGVVILETLEHAQKRGAKIYGELVGYGISADAHHLTAPDPEGRGAARCMQMALEHAGMKPEDIDYINTHGTSTPLGDICEIKAIKAVFGDHAKNGLLISSTKSMTGHLLGAAGGVELAACLMAMQENIIPPTINVDNQDPECDLDCVPNKAREAKVDAVLSNSFGFGGHNSSVIVKRFA; encoded by the coding sequence ATGACCGACCGCAGAATTGTTATCACCGGCATCGGAGTGATCAGCCCCTTGGGCAATGATCTTGCATCCACCTGGGAAGCCATGAAGGCTGGCCGCAGCGGCATTGACACCATCAAGTCCATGGATGTCACCGACTACTCCACGAAAATCGCCGGTGAAGTCAAGGATTTCGATCCCACCCCGTATTTCAAGACGCCCAAGGACGCCCGCCGCGTGGACCGCTTCACGCACTTTGCCATGGGCGCCGCCGGAATGGCTCTCAAGGACTCCGGAATGGATCTGGAAGCGGAGGACAAAACCCGCATAGGCGTCATGGTGGGCAGCGGCATCGGCGGTCTCGGCACGCTGGAAAGCCAGCACGCCACGCTTCTTTCCAAGGGGCCGGCCCGCGTGTCCCCCTTCATGATCCCGTACATGATCAGCAACATCGCCTCCGGCCTCATCTCCATGGAATACGGATTCGGCGGCCCGAACATGTCCATCGTCACGGCCTGCGCCACCTCCAACCACAACATCGGGGAAGCCTGGCGCATCATGAAATTCGGCGATGCGGACGTCATGGTCTGCGGCGGCGCGGAAGCCACCATCCTGCCTACGGGCGTCTCCGGATTCAGCAACATGAAAGCCCTCAGCTCCCGCAATGACGAACCCCAGCGCGCCTCCCGCCCGTATGATGTGGACCGCGACGGCTTCGTCATGGGCGAAGGCTCCGGCGTCGTCATTCTGGAAACGCTGGAACATGCCCAGAAACGCGGCGCCAAGATTTACGGGGAACTCGTCGGCTACGGCATCTCCGCAGACGCCCACCACCTCACCGCTCCGGACCCGGAAGGCCGCGGCGCCGCACGCTGCATGCAGATGGCCCTGGAACACGCAGGCATGAAGCCGGAGGACATTGACTACATCAACACGCACGGCACCTCCACCCCGCTGGGGGACATCTGCGAAATCAAGGCCATCAAGGCCGTCTTTGGCGACCACGCCAAAAACGGGCTGCTCATCAGCTCCACCAAATCCATGACCGGCCACCTTCTGGGCGCCGCCGGCGGCGTGGAACTGGCAGCCTGCCTCATGGCCATGCAGGAAAACATCATCCCGCCCACCATCAACGTGGACAACCAGGACCCGGAATGCGACCTGGATTGCGTGCCCAACAAGGCCCGCGAGGCCAAAGTGGACGCCGTCCTGAGCAACTCCTTCGGTTTCGGGGGGCATAACTCCTCCGTCATCGTGAAGAGATTCGCCTGA
- a CDS encoding sodium:calcium symporter — MSSSKAQQDEWSGKIGVILAVAGSAVGLGNFLRFPGLAAQYGGGAFMVAYGLMLVLVGVPVAWAEWSIGRRGGQMGAHCAPGVFWYLTKGSRLWKFLGVLAVLGPSSVAFYYMVVEAWCCGYFWKMLTQPEVFATAEGTAQTFFSFTGMYGDGSALLSDNGLLWIVGGVILLNLGIIYRGISKGIEMFSRWFMPILLLISLVLLVRILCIGTPDPSYPDRSIEQGLGYMWNPSKVLVEEQDRDSGEWKTVSMVSASHRGAMDEAVRQVEMSGGTRRLTEVTLWDGLKNIELWIAAAGQVFLSLSVGTGLILTYASYVRKKEDIALSGLSAAASNEVCEVGIAGMMTVPAAVAFLGVAGAAGQGTFALGFMVLPQAFAKMGSSVIFGSLFFLLLTVAAVTSSISMMQVGLSFIEEFMGLKRKMAVVVQGFFTATGTLIVAWYSGNLLAMDTYDFFLGTLCFFVSAMVMMILFSWKLGVDRGLMDLEDGSVIRIPRIYRFIMKFVTPTLLLAIFLTWLAQNIWVKQAAPIEALGRGEHGAVIPMGFLAAYTLFLLFITMASGRHKVYHGPR, encoded by the coding sequence ATGTCATCCTCAAAGGCGCAACAAGACGAGTGGTCCGGCAAAATTGGCGTGATTCTTGCTGTGGCCGGGAGCGCCGTGGGGCTGGGCAACTTTCTGCGTTTTCCGGGGCTGGCGGCCCAGTACGGCGGGGGCGCCTTCATGGTGGCGTACGGTCTCATGCTGGTGCTGGTGGGCGTGCCCGTGGCATGGGCGGAGTGGTCCATCGGGCGGCGCGGCGGCCAGATGGGAGCCCACTGCGCCCCCGGCGTATTCTGGTACCTGACCAAGGGGTCCAGGCTGTGGAAGTTCCTGGGGGTGCTCGCGGTTCTGGGCCCTTCCTCCGTGGCCTTTTACTACATGGTGGTGGAGGCGTGGTGCTGCGGCTATTTCTGGAAGATGCTGACCCAGCCGGAGGTATTTGCCACGGCTGAGGGAACGGCGCAGACCTTTTTCAGTTTCACGGGGATGTACGGGGACGGGAGCGCCCTGCTGTCCGACAACGGGCTGCTCTGGATCGTCGGCGGGGTCATCCTGCTGAACCTGGGAATCATTTACCGGGGCATCAGCAAGGGAATCGAGATGTTTTCACGCTGGTTCATGCCGATACTCCTGCTGATTTCCCTGGTGCTGCTGGTGCGCATTTTGTGCATCGGCACGCCGGACCCATCCTATCCGGACCGCAGCATTGAGCAGGGGCTGGGGTATATGTGGAATCCCAGCAAGGTGTTGGTGGAGGAGCAGGACCGGGACAGCGGGGAGTGGAAGACGGTTTCCATGGTGTCCGCCTCCCACCGGGGGGCCATGGATGAAGCCGTGCGGCAGGTGGAAATGTCCGGCGGAACCCGCAGGCTGACCGAGGTGACGTTGTGGGACGGCCTGAAAAACATTGAACTTTGGATAGCGGCGGCCGGGCAGGTGTTCCTGAGCCTTTCCGTAGGGACGGGGCTGATCCTGACTTATGCGAGCTACGTCAGGAAGAAGGAGGACATCGCATTGAGCGGCCTTTCCGCGGCCGCCTCCAACGAGGTGTGCGAGGTGGGCATTGCCGGCATGATGACGGTGCCTGCCGCCGTGGCGTTCCTGGGGGTGGCCGGAGCCGCCGGGCAGGGAACTTTTGCGCTGGGGTTCATGGTGCTTCCGCAGGCCTTTGCCAAGATGGGCTCCAGCGTGATCTTCGGCAGCCTGTTTTTCCTGCTCCTGACCGTGGCGGCGGTTACCAGCTCCATTTCCATGATGCAGGTGGGCCTGTCCTTTATTGAAGAGTTCATGGGGTTGAAACGCAAGATGGCCGTGGTGGTGCAGGGTTTTTTCACGGCCACGGGCACGCTGATCGTCGCCTGGTACAGCGGCAACCTGCTGGCGATGGATACGTATGATTTCTTCCTGGGCACCCTGTGTTTCTTTGTAAGCGCCATGGTGATGATGATTCTGTTCTCCTGGAAGCTGGGAGTGGACCGGGGGCTGATGGATCTGGAAGACGGTTCCGTCATCCGCATTCCCAGAATCTACCGCTTCATCATGAAGTTCGTGACGCCCACGCTGCTGCTGGCGATTTTCCTGACCTGGCTGGCCCAGAACATCTGGGTGAAGCAGGCCGCCCCCATTGAAGCGCTGGGACGCGGGGAGCATGGCGCGGTTATTCCGATGGGCTTTCTGGCGGCCTACACCCTGTTCCTGCTCTTTATCACCATGGCGTCCGGAAGGCACAAGGTGTACCACGGCCCGCGGTAG
- the frr gene encoding ribosome recycling factor has translation MDAETLILETEESMLKAVDFAKQEFSGVRTGKASPGLVENLDVHVSSYGSVMKLKGLAVISTPEPRLILIQPFDPSTVHDIGRAINESKLNLNPLVEGRSIRLPIPALTEERRKDLVKLVKSQAEEARVRVRGARKAGMDSAKKLKADNIVTEDGQRDLETQIQKLTDKYVKDIDELVAVKEKDIMTI, from the coding sequence ATGGACGCAGAAACATTAATATTGGAAACGGAGGAATCCATGCTCAAGGCCGTGGACTTCGCCAAACAGGAATTCTCCGGCGTACGCACGGGAAAAGCCTCCCCCGGCCTCGTTGAAAACCTGGACGTGCACGTCTCCAGCTACGGCTCCGTCATGAAGCTGAAGGGCCTGGCCGTCATCAGCACGCCGGAACCCCGCCTCATCCTCATCCAGCCCTTTGACCCGAGCACCGTCCATGACATCGGCCGCGCCATCAATGAAAGCAAGTTGAACCTCAACCCGCTGGTGGAAGGCCGCTCCATCCGCCTGCCCATTCCCGCCCTCACGGAAGAACGCCGCAAGGACCTCGTGAAGCTTGTCAAATCCCAGGCGGAAGAAGCCCGCGTGCGCGTACGCGGCGCCCGCAAGGCCGGCATGGACTCCGCCAAAAAGCTCAAGGCGGACAACATCGTCACGGAAGACGGCCAGCGCGATCTGGAAACGCAGATCCAGAAGCTCACGGACAAGTACGTGAAGGACATTGACGAGCTGGTGGCCGTCAAGGAAAAGGACATCATGACCATCTGA
- the dinB gene encoding DNA polymerase IV, with amino-acid sequence MKQRKIIHVDMDAFYASIEQRDHPEYRGKPIAVGRPEMRGVVAAASYEARRFGVRSAMPSMKAMKLCPKLIFTRNRMDVYKSVSAQIRSIFHRYTDLVEPLSLDEAFLDVTENKPGIPLAVDIARRIKREIRQELHLTASAGVSYNKFLAKIASDYRKPDGLFTIHPSRAEEFIARLPIEAFWGVGHATAERMRALSITNGAQLRERSLDFLLRHFGKIGGIFYNFARGMDDRPVEPSRIRKSVGCEETYRADVTRAEALEQHLPLLVEELTGRLARSGFRGNTLTLKVKFPDFVQKSRCMTVPDSLTEKEDILPLARTLMEDLDSGDRTFRLLGLSVSHPQEEQRQGIWEQLWLDLEY; translated from the coding sequence GGAGATGCGCGGCGTGGTGGCGGCGGCCAGCTATGAGGCGCGCCGCTTCGGCGTGCGTTCCGCCATGCCTTCCATGAAGGCGATGAAGCTTTGCCCCAAGCTGATTTTCACCCGCAACCGCATGGACGTGTACAAATCCGTTTCAGCGCAGATACGCTCCATCTTCCACCGTTACACGGACCTGGTGGAACCCCTTTCCCTGGATGAAGCTTTTCTGGACGTTACGGAAAACAAGCCGGGCATTCCGCTGGCCGTCGACATTGCACGGCGCATCAAGAGGGAAATCAGGCAGGAACTTCATCTGACGGCTTCCGCTGGCGTTTCCTACAATAAATTCCTGGCAAAGATCGCTTCCGACTACCGCAAGCCGGACGGCCTGTTCACCATTCATCCCTCCCGCGCGGAGGAATTCATCGCGCGGCTCCCCATTGAGGCCTTCTGGGGCGTCGGCCACGCCACCGCCGAACGCATGCGCGCCCTCTCCATCACCAACGGGGCGCAGCTCCGGGAACGCAGCCTGGATTTCCTGCTCCGCCATTTCGGCAAGATAGGGGGGATCTTCTACAACTTCGCCCGCGGCATGGACGACCGCCCCGTGGAACCTTCCCGCATCCGCAAATCCGTGGGCTGTGAAGAAACCTACCGGGCAGACGTCACCAGGGCGGAGGCCCTGGAACAACACCTTCCCCTGCTGGTGGAAGAGCTCACGGGGCGCCTGGCGCGCTCCGGCTTCCGGGGCAACACGCTTACCCTGAAGGTTAAATTCCCGGACTTCGTCCAGAAGTCCCGCTGCATGACCGTTCCGGATTCCCTGACGGAGAAGGAGGACATCCTGCCCCTGGCCCGGACTTTGATGGAAGACCTGGATTCCGGGGACCGCACGTTCCGCCTTCTGGGGCTGTCCGTCTCCCACCCCCAGGAAGAACAGCGGCAAGGAATCTGGGAGCAGCTTTGGCTGGATTTAGAGTACTAA
- a CDS encoding peptide-methionine (R)-S-oxide reductase, with product MNQEERRHWASWIGTIAEGVAGVMAVDGGIPASQGVPDPGPSRTRRPLTETEKRIIEHQGTEPPFSGQFVSFFEQGTYGCRKCGEALFRSEDKFDAGCGWPCFDDSLPDAVRSINAGQGRRTEITCARCGAHLGHIFTGERLTPKNTRYCVNSLSLEFQAAPQPAMANSPH from the coding sequence ATGAATCAGGAAGAACGTAGACACTGGGCATCATGGATAGGAACGATTGCGGAAGGGGTGGCAGGCGTCATGGCTGTGGACGGCGGAATTCCCGCCTCCCAGGGCGTGCCTGATCCCGGCCCATCCCGAACGCGCCGTCCCCTCACGGAAACGGAAAAGCGCATCATCGAGCACCAGGGAACGGAACCGCCCTTTTCCGGGCAGTTCGTCAGCTTCTTTGAACAAGGCACCTATGGCTGCCGCAAGTGCGGGGAAGCCCTGTTCCGGTCGGAAGACAAATTCGACGCCGGATGCGGCTGGCCCTGCTTTGACGATTCCCTGCCGGACGCCGTCAGAAGCATCAACGCAGGCCAGGGGCGGCGCACGGAGATCACATGCGCCCGGTGCGGAGCACATCTGGGGCACATCTTCACCGGAGAACGCCTGACGCCGAAAAACACGCGCTACTGCGTCAATTCCCTTTCCCTGGAATTCCAGGCTGCGCCGCAGCCGGCCATGGCGAACAGCCCCCATTGA
- the recR gene encoding recombination mediator RecR — translation MNNLDYPLPVLELVTALKQLPGIGTRGAERMALWMLQGHMGEAEAIARTIGQAAEHVTPCPVCGFFSTAGEPCAACRDEERDSRLICVVEQATDVIPIERSSAYRGLYHCLGGKLSPLDDVEPEDLNIQSLVERVTRLPGCEVILATGSDVEGEATATYLHHLLKELDCKISRPAQGLPAGAGLSHADTLTLMKALEGRTAL, via the coding sequence ATGAATAATCTGGACTATCCCCTTCCCGTGCTTGAACTGGTAACCGCCCTCAAACAGCTTCCGGGCATCGGCACCCGCGGAGCGGAACGCATGGCCTTGTGGATGCTCCAGGGGCACATGGGAGAAGCGGAGGCGATTGCCCGCACCATCGGCCAGGCGGCGGAACACGTCACGCCGTGCCCCGTCTGCGGCTTTTTCAGCACCGCCGGAGAACCCTGCGCCGCCTGCCGGGATGAAGAACGGGACAGCCGCCTCATCTGCGTGGTGGAACAGGCCACGGACGTCATTCCCATTGAGCGCAGCAGCGCCTACCGCGGGCTGTACCATTGCCTGGGCGGCAAGCTCTCCCCGCTGGACGACGTGGAGCCGGAAGACCTCAATATCCAGTCCCTGGTGGAACGCGTCACCCGGCTGCCGGGCTGTGAAGTCATTCTGGCAACGGGCTCCGACGTGGAGGGGGAAGCCACGGCCACCTACCTCCACCACCTGCTCAAAGAACTGGACTGCAAAATTTCCCGCCCCGCCCAGGGCCTGCCCGCCGGCGCCGGCCTCAGCCATGCGGACACGCTGACGCTGATGAAAGCGCTGGAAGGCAGGACGGCCCTTTGA
- a CDS encoding acyltransferase family protein, translated as MKTISHACSNIADNQFINIQQIKSHGRIVWIDICRVLTMLCIIASHANVWNYFSDNIIGAWSVFVFFFISALFIKQDSKKALNYSRFLKLFIPYLLWCLIGALIYFKFNLHAIYANMVAVFGCNIFNTFPAYGILWFLRELLLLSLVSPLLSKLNDAALLLFTVIFQILGAAPELIYHAGLDDIPFLFKAQGAYGMSWFLLGIFCARRKRIHPSSRMDLRAPCPCFILDAGNAAVRRSWQIRHAGCRRQPACRPHIDIRPKHLHGHFPHGMRHSLHPAIPGNGY; from the coding sequence TTGAAAACAATCAGTCACGCATGTAGCAACATCGCTGACAACCAATTCATTAATATACAGCAGATTAAATCTCACGGGCGTATTGTCTGGATTGACATTTGCCGGGTACTCACCATGCTGTGTATTATAGCATCCCATGCCAATGTATGGAACTATTTCAGCGATAATATAATAGGCGCTTGGTCCGTCTTCGTTTTCTTTTTCATTTCAGCCTTGTTTATTAAGCAGGACAGTAAAAAGGCGCTCAATTACAGCCGTTTTCTCAAACTGTTCATTCCTTATCTTCTCTGGTGCCTGATTGGAGCGTTGATCTACTTCAAATTCAATCTTCATGCCATCTATGCCAACATGGTTGCCGTTTTCGGCTGTAATATCTTCAACACCTTCCCCGCCTACGGAATACTGTGGTTCTTGAGGGAACTGCTGCTGTTAAGCCTTGTCAGCCCTCTGTTAAGTAAATTGAATGATGCGGCACTGTTGTTATTTACCGTCATTTTCCAAATTCTGGGGGCTGCCCCCGAATTAATTTACCATGCGGGTTTAGATGACATCCCCTTTTTATTTAAAGCACAGGGAGCGTACGGCATGTCCTGGTTCCTGCTTGGTATTTTTTGCGCGCGCAGGAAGCGCATTCATCCGTCTTCACGCATGGATTTGCGAGCACCTTGCCCTTGTTTCATCCTTGACGCTGGTAATGCTGCTGTGCGCCGCAGTTGGCAAATACGCCATGCAGGATGCCGGAGGCAGCCAGCATGTCGCCCTCATATTGATATCCGTCCAAAACATCTTCATGGTCATTTTCCCCATGGTATGCGCCATAGCCTGCACCCGGCTATCCCCGGAAACGGCTACTAA
- a CDS encoding translation initiation factor IF-1 — MKLYPYQTVQAVAVIAERIADTAFRATLPNGKTTVAFVEKKNAPLRDVLKPGDRVNVTICPADFDRARVDGLAE; from the coding sequence ATGAAACTTTATCCCTACCAGACGGTGCAGGCAGTGGCCGTTATTGCGGAGCGCATCGCGGATACGGCTTTCCGCGCCACCCTGCCGAACGGCAAGACTACTGTGGCTTTTGTGGAGAAAAAGAACGCTCCGTTAAGAGATGTGCTCAAGCCGGGCGACCGGGTGAACGTGACGATTTGCCCGGCGGATTTTGACCGCGCCCGCGTGGACGGCCTGGCGGAATGA